The following coding sequences lie in one Pseudomonas monsensis genomic window:
- the betI gene encoding transcriptional regulator BetI: protein MPKVGMQPIRRQQLIEATLQAVDQVGMGDASIALIARLAGVSNGIISHYFQDKNGLIAATMRYLMNVLSENVTARRQALADSSPRAHLQVIIEGNFDASQVNGPAMKTWLAFWATSMHQPSLHRLQRINDHRLYSNLCCEFRRVLPLEDARSAARGLAALIDGLWLRGALSGDAFDTAQAQQIAYEYMDFQLAKKVS, encoded by the coding sequence ATGCCCAAGGTCGGGATGCAACCCATCCGCCGCCAACAACTGATCGAAGCCACGTTGCAGGCGGTCGATCAGGTCGGGATGGGGGACGCCAGCATTGCGCTGATCGCCCGTTTGGCCGGTGTCTCGAACGGCATCATCAGTCACTACTTTCAGGACAAGAACGGCCTGATTGCCGCCACGATGCGGTATCTGATGAATGTCCTCAGCGAGAACGTCACCGCACGCCGTCAGGCGCTGGCAGACAGCAGCCCACGGGCGCATCTGCAGGTGATCATCGAAGGCAACTTCGATGCCAGCCAGGTCAATGGCCCGGCAATGAAAACCTGGCTGGCCTTCTGGGCCACCAGCATGCACCAGCCGTCTTTGCACAGGTTGCAGCGGATCAACGATCACCGTCTGTATTCCAACCTGTGCTGCGAGTTCCGCCGTGTGTTGCCGCTCGAAGATGCGCGCAGCGCCGCGCGAGGACTGGCAGCGTTGATTGACGGTTTGTGGTTGCGCGGCGCTTTGTCGGGAGACGCTTTCGACACGGCGCAGGCGCAACAGATCGCTTACGAATACATGGATTTCCAATTGGCCAAGAAGGTGAGCTAG